A genomic segment from Actinoplanes sichuanensis encodes:
- a CDS encoding glycosyltransferase: MAQTLRLIPPPIQLRDMPEPRWDHVFRLSDDTGLLEHARNAIARREHGYCVDDVARGLLVAAREPRPWPELVRHAERYLAFLTHAQGPDGAFRNRMSWERGWADEPSLGDWWGRAMWGLGTAAARGTSPWIRREAMNAFRQGLRCRSAWPRAMAFAGLGAAEVLRSGPYDRAVADLLGDAATVIGSPGPDPEWVWPEPELTYANPSVAEVVIAAGDLLGDEGLLTDGLRMLSWLCRMQEERGHLSTVPVGGWRPGVPKHRFDQQPIEAAATADACATAAAVTGDEHWDAPLFQAIAWFFGDNDTGTVMYDAETGGCYDGLTVNGPNLNQGAESTLALVSTLQHARTLTSRSATRPSGGLA; the protein is encoded by the coding sequence ATGGCGCAGACCCTGCGGCTGATCCCGCCGCCCATCCAGTTGCGTGACATGCCCGAACCCCGCTGGGACCACGTGTTCCGGCTCTCCGACGACACCGGGCTGCTCGAACACGCTCGCAACGCCATCGCGCGGCGCGAGCACGGCTACTGCGTCGACGACGTGGCGCGCGGCCTGCTCGTCGCCGCCCGCGAACCGCGGCCCTGGCCCGAACTCGTCCGGCACGCCGAGCGCTACCTGGCGTTCCTCACCCACGCGCAGGGACCGGACGGAGCCTTCCGCAACCGGATGAGCTGGGAACGCGGATGGGCCGACGAGCCGTCGCTCGGCGACTGGTGGGGCCGGGCGATGTGGGGGCTCGGCACCGCCGCCGCCCGCGGAACGTCCCCGTGGATCCGGCGGGAGGCGATGAACGCGTTCCGGCAGGGCCTGCGATGCCGGTCGGCCTGGCCACGGGCGATGGCGTTCGCCGGGCTGGGCGCGGCCGAGGTGTTGCGCTCCGGGCCGTACGACCGGGCCGTCGCCGATCTGCTCGGCGACGCCGCCACCGTGATCGGGTCCCCCGGCCCGGACCCGGAGTGGGTGTGGCCGGAACCCGAACTCACCTACGCCAACCCGTCGGTGGCCGAGGTGGTGATCGCCGCCGGGGACCTGCTCGGCGACGAGGGCCTGCTCACCGACGGGCTTCGGATGCTGTCCTGGCTCTGCCGGATGCAGGAGGAGCGGGGACACCTCTCCACGGTCCCGGTCGGCGGCTGGCGACCGGGAGTGCCGAAGCACCGTTTCGACCAGCAGCCGATCGAGGCGGCGGCCACCGCGGACGCGTGTGCCACGGCCGCCGCGGTCACCGGCGACGAGCACTGGGACGCCCCACTCTTCCAGGCCATCGCCTGGTTCTTCGGGGACAACGACACCGGAACGGTGATGTACGACGCCGAGACTGGCGGATGTTATGACGGATTGACGGTCAATGGTCCTAATCTGAACCAAGGAGCCGAATCCACCCTCGCGCTCGTCTCGACGCTGCAGCATGCGCGCACGCTGACGAGCCGGAGCGCGACCCGACCCTCAGGCGGCCTAGCGTGA